The Microcebus murinus isolate Inina chromosome 1, M.murinus_Inina_mat1.0, whole genome shotgun sequence genome includes a region encoding these proteins:
- the ARPP21 gene encoding cAMP-regulated phosphoprotein 21 isoform X18, with protein MSEQGDLNQVIVEEGGTEQEAATPENGIVKSESLDEEEKLELQRRLEIQNQERRKSKSGAGKGKLTRSLAVCEESSARPGGENLQDQTL; from the exons ATGTCTGAGCAAGGAGACCTGAATCAGGTGATAGTGGAGGAAGGAGGGACTGAGCAGGAGGCGGCCACTCCAGAGAACGGCATTGTGAAATCAGAAAGTCTGGATGAAGAGGAGAAGCTGGAACTGCAG AGGCGGCTGGAGATTCAGAACCAAGAGAGAAGAAAATCCAAG TCAGGAGCAGGAAAAGGTAAACTGACTCGCAGTCTTGCTGTCTGTGAGGAATCTTCAGCCAGACCAGGAGGTGAAAATCTTCAGGATCAG ACCCTCTGA